The Hippopotamus amphibius kiboko isolate mHipAmp2 chromosome 3, mHipAmp2.hap2, whole genome shotgun sequence genomic interval GTTGAATCCCAGGGACCAAGAGAAAGGAGCAGATATCCAAAGGATGCGGCCCCTCTTGAAAGGGGATTGAGGAGCAGCTGGGAGTGAGGGGACAAGGGGCAGGTCCCAGGAGCCGTGCACTCCCTTCCTCACTTTGGACTGCTGCTTCTCTGAGCTGCTCTGTCCCCCCTGCCTCTGAAAAGCTGCTCGGGGGTGGAATTTACAAAAACCCTCCCCCCAACTTCCCAGGGTTTTCTCATTGTCTTTTTGCATCAGGACTTTGTATTGGGATATTAAAGAGATTTAACTTGGGTAACATGGCCTTGGACCTTTGGGAATTAGTCTCTTTTGGGTCTTGGGAATATGCCTCCCACCTGTCCTGGCTACCCTGAACACTCACCTCCAGGCAGGTCAGCCTGGTAGGCATAGTTCCCTGGAATACAGGGCAGGATGGGGGCTtctggctgccctgggtctgCAGCTTCCTCCTTCCTGAGCAAGGCCCCAAATCCTAGCACAGCTGGGCCTGGGACTAGGTACCAGGTGTGGGCCCAGCTCATCCTGGGGCCTACCAGGATCAGAGTAGAACCCAGGGCTCTGACCCCAGTGATGGAGCCTCCAGCCTCTGAGAGGGTGGGGAGTCCTCTGTGGGCCTTCCACCAGGACCTCCCCAAAGTCTACCAGCCTCATATTACACAAAAGGAAATAGGTCTAAACCAGCTCAGTCACCTGGGAGTAGAGGCTTTTCTGTCTCTCATCACCTCAGACCTCTGCCACCAGACCACTTGTTTGGTCCCTGGAGGAACACAGAACAAAGGCCCAGAGAGCGCGAGCAACCCTGCCAAGCAACTCAGGGTTGTTTCTGAAGCCTGGTAGTATTCTACCTGCTCCTCCTCATGTTTTTAGAATGGTTCTTAAGTTCTcattcccctgccccaccccacccccaccccttttttaaaaacctttttaaaagaatattatccCCTTAGGTCCTGTTCCAGACTCAAGGAAGTTGTCCCAAGTCTCCTTCCCTGAGGCTGGTGgttgaaggaaaggaaaggatgtgCAGTCACTCCCCACAGCCCCCCCAGGGTTGACTGTGACTAAACTCTATCTGGATCTAAAAGGGCATCGTGACAGTCACATACCTACCTTGCTGGAGAACTTTCCTCTCTGCAGCCTGTGTAGTTGTCAGGGAAGCCAGGGAGTTGAGCACAGGCCGGTTTTAGAGGGTACATTTGGGGTCTGGGAGTCCAGAGAGGAGGCAGCCCAGGCCTACCCCAAAGGTTAGGTGTGGTACCGGAGAGCACTAGGCTGGCAGGGTGCTGGGATGTACTTCCTGCCTGGTCCCCTGAGAGCCAGGGGATCTGAGCTCTGTCCCTCGCCTTCTTTATACTCTTGCTCAGGAACTGCCCagggccccacccctgcctttcTCTTTACCCACCATCCTTACCTTCCCTGAGCAGTGGGCGGCAGTGCAGTGACACCGGCAGCGTGGCTGGCCCACACCACAGGTGAGGGAACTGCAGGGCAGGATTAGGATTCTCCCGAGGGCTGgttgtggggggatgggggggcaggATTAGATCCTGGGACTCTTAATCCACTGCTCCTAACCTCCCACCCAAATCCTTACACCCAGTGGGTCCCATACCCAAGGGTCTTGTCTGCCTCCAGAAAGTGGTGTCTGTTTGCATCTAGTTCTGAATAGGGTGGGAGGTTAGTCCCAGCTTAGGAAATAAAGCAGTGTAGTTGAGAAGTCAGTCCGCCAACAGCCTACATTTGAATTCTCTCTGCTTCTTACTAGCTGTGGGGtcctggacaagttatttaacctgccTATGACTCCATTTCTATGTCTGTAAAAGGGGTGGAGGTGTTAATAGGTGTTAAGTGCTTAGAACAACTCCTTCCCCAGCCCAAGCTCTCAATAACAAGTAGCCAATCCTGTTTGGGGTGTGTATACAATAGGCACCTAGTAGTGACTTAAACCAGGGCCATGGTTATCATCCTCACTACCCTCTTAGGAGGAAAATACaactgacccccccacccccaacctatGGGGGAGTCCAAGAAGAAGCCCTGCCCCTCTGCTGAGTGGCGTTAGGGATGGGGTGGGTTGTACAGGACCCAGCATGGAGGGCAGGGGAAAGCCAGTTTTATTGAGCAAAGTTCTGAAACCTGGGGCTTAGGTCTCCCCTGCAGAAAGTAGGACCCCTAAGCCTACTCCCCTGGGTCCTAGGCCCACTTGCACCCCCACTGTAGTCGCCAGCAAGGAGAGGACCCTTATTAATGGCAAGAGATGAATACGTGAGCGACTGTCCACCGGCAGGGAAAGGACAGATGGCAGGAGGAAGGGCATGGGCCAGCACAGGCAGTGTCTCTCCTGCCACCAACAGCTGAGGACAGAAGCTCCAGGGCCAGGCCTTCCTGCCCTCTGGCACTGGCTGGCCTGGGCCTGCCCTGGCAGCACAGCATCTTGAAGGCTCGGGGTGGGGATGGCCAGGCTGCCAGTCCGGGGCAAGATCACTCAATCTCCAGGATGAGGTCGTCGCCCTCCAGTGTCATGTCTGTAGTCACATGGACCTTGCGGACAGTGCCCTCCACGGGCGAAGTCACTACAGTCTCCATCTTCATAGCGCTGAGCACACACAGGGGCTGGCCCTTGGTCACCTTGGCCCCAGCAGCCACCTTGATGTCTATCACCTTCCCAGGCATGGGTGCCCCAATCTGGCCCTTCACATCCTTCAGGGCCTTGGGGTGGAAGTGCATCTCCTGCACAGAAGGCAGAGAGGATGTGAGACACCAGGCCCTGCCCATCCCCACCACCTGGCTGGCCCTTGGGAGCTGTACCTTCATGGCCTGAGTGTCCTTGACCAGAATGGATCGCAGCTGTCCATTGAGCTCAAAGAAGACCTGCCTCTGGCCGGCCCGGTTCAGGTTGCTTATGGCCAGGGCTTTGATGTGCAGCGTCTTGCCTCGCTCCAGCTCCACCTACAGGGAGGATGTGGAGGCTGAGAGCAGGGGCGCGGGCAAGTCGGGGGAGAGCAGCCCCCCGACCCAGTCCCAGGCAAgtccccctccctgggcctcctctCCTCACTTGTAAAGGCCTAGCTCCCTGGTCTCTTAAGGGTACTCTGTGAACCCACAGCTCATGAGGCCAGGTGACAGCCAAGCCAAAGCCCGGCACTCTAGATGTGCTGGGGTCCCTAGGGATGGCAGGGGTGCTGGGGTGGAGTGCTGGCAAGGGTGCCAGAGGCACTGACCTCAAACTCCTCTGCAATTTTGGGTCCCTGCAGGAAGAGGCGGGTATTGAGGCTGTCCAGAGGGCCAAAGGTAGCAGTGAAGTCCTTGAAGTGGGCAAAGACGTCAGGGTACATGGCCGCTGAGAGCACATCCTCCGGGGTCACCTCCTCCCCATGCCGTTCTATCAGCTCCTTCTCCAGTGCCTGCAgatccaggggagggagggaggctccaggccGTCCCTCCACTCTTGGCAGGTCCTTTAGCACCTGGGGTGCAAAGCAGAGGGTCAGGCGTGATTCCCAGACACCCCTCCGCCCCGCCACATTGTGCTGGGCCCTACCTTGGAGCGAAGGGGCTCAGGGAACCCCCCGTGGGGGATGCCGATGTAGCCCTGCAGGAACTCCACCACCGAGCGGGGGAAGGACAGCTCTTCTGCCTGAGCTTCAGCCTCCGCCCGGCTCAGCCCATTCTGCACCATAAACTGGGCCAGGTCCCCCACAATCTTGGAGGAGGGTGTTACCTGAGGAGAAGGGACCCCTAGGTAAGGGTGCCAGGCACCATATagaggcccagaggcaggggcAAGAGCACTGGGCCTGGCTTACCTTGATGAGGTCACCCAGCATCTGGTTGGCCTCCACATAGGCCTTCTTGACCTCCTTGAACTTGGAGCCGAGCCCCATGCTGTATGCCTGGAAGTGCAGGTTGGTGTACTGGCCCCCTGGGATCTCATTCTCATACACGTCAGAATTGCCAGACTTCATGGTGGCCGTGCAGTCAAAGGCCGCATACAGTCCCCGGGCCCCCTCCCAGTACTCGCTGTAGTCAAACACACGCTCCAGGGGCACCCCTGCAGGGAGGCCAGAGGCGGGGAGGGCTTGCAAGTGTGCTGAGCTCCCAGACGCTCCTCCACCCCAGGGCCAGGTCAGGCGCCATCGCAGACGTGGCTGATGGAAGGCCAGGCCAGAGCATCTGGATTGTAGGATGTGCCCGACTCTACTGGGACGGCTGAGGGCTGCGGCTCTGGGAGGGGAATGGCCACGGGCTGCTGCTGTTCCTACCTGTGTCCAGGGGAGTCCCTCGGGTACAGGCCACCAGGGCTCCCATGCTGGGCTGTGAAGTCATTCCAGACATGGAGTCGGCTGCCACGTCTACCACATCAGCGCCAGCGTGGGCACAGGCCAGCATGGCTGCCACGCCCGCCCCTGACGTGTCATGGGTGTGGATGTGCAGTGGGAGGTCAGGGAAGCGGTCCCGGAGGGAGCCGACTAGCATGGTGCAGGCCACTGGCTTCAGCAGTCCTGCCATGTCCtaagggaagagggcaggagaaAGAGAACAATGGTGAGGAGGGGGCATGACGGGTGCACAACGCGGGGGGATGAGGGATGTGCTGGGGAGGCAGGTGGCGAGACTCCTGGGAGTGGGCTGGGCCCAGGCACCTTGATGCACAGGATGTGGGTGCCAGCTCGCACCAGCTCTTCAGCCAAGCCCATGTAGTACTGCAGCGAGTATTTGGTGCGGCTGGGGTCAGCCACATCCCCCGTGTAGGAGATGGCGGCCTCCACCACACCACCAGCACTGCCTGCTGCCTCCATGCCCAGCAGCAGGTTGGGCAGGTAGTTGAGGGAGTCAAAGACCCGGAAGACATCCATGCCGTTCTCCTTGGCCACCTCACAGAACCTAAGTGGGTAAGAAAGCTCAGGGGTTAGCTCCATCCCACTCACCCCTGCACAACCTTTTCTAGTTCCCGGCCCACTTGCAGCCCCTGGGGAATAAGATCTGAGGGTCGGGTCTGGCAGGGGGCACCGCAGTATGTCCAAAGCATGGACAAGGCTTCTCAGGGGCAGCCTGGGCTGGGCAGGGTCGCCCCAGAGGCATCCGGCAAGGAGCAGAGCTGTGCTAGTCACGTGCAGTGCAGTTCAGTCTGCCCAAGTTAGAAGAATCCGCTGAGGATTCTTTGCTTTGCGAAGGAATGGCAGGCTGAGGGAGACAGTGAGGCCTGGGTTCCAGCCCCAGCTCTATACCACGTGGCCTGGGACAAGACATCTGCCCTCCTGGGGCCTCCACTGGAAGCCCTCCCAGTCCTCTGGCTGTCATCTACAGCCTTTGCCGGGTACAGCTACTGAGAGACTTGGTTTCAAGCCCGCTGTGGGGAGCGCAGGCCACTGCATTGTCTCCTGGCACCTGCTGGGCCACATCGTGTGGTGTCTGCCCATCCTGCCCAGGCTCACTTGAAGACCACGTTGTCAGGGTAGTTGGTGTAGCCCACGGCATTGGCCCCCCGCAGCAGCATCTGGAACGGGATGTTGGGGATGAGCTCCCGGAGCTCCTGCAGCCGCCGCCAAGGGCACTCATACAGGAAGCGCATCGCAACGTCAAATGTGGCTCCTGCACAGGGACCAAGAGGCCCAGGTCAGCCCCGCACATCCTGGGGACCCCATCACGTGCTGCAGTTCTGCAGCCTGAGCCTCTGGCCCTAACACCAGGCACTGCTCATCTTCAGGGTCCCTTGCATCCCCGCCCTGATCCCTGCAGACTCTGCTTTGCTGATCTCTTGGGACAGCTCAGGCCCACTGTGTCCTCTCTGCGTCCCCTTTCACAGCCCTCGCCCCCAATTCTCTGTGCTATTATCAACTAACAGGCTGGCATCTCCTCTCTGACCCTGAGCTGCCTTCGTCTCATCTCTGCGATCTCATGCCCAGCACCAGGCCTGGCCAGAATGGGCACCAGTCTCTATTTGCTAAACACGTGAACGCTGTGCCTTGTTGAGTCCTCACTGGTTCCCTCAATGTTAACATCTCCAGCTTCTCCTGGAGAGCCCGAGTGACCTGCGGCACTGTGGACACCACATCCCTTCCCTTTCCAGCCTACCTCCCCAGTTCTCCATGCTGAAGAGTTTGCTGAAGCTGTGGGCAACATAAGGGGAGATCTTTTTGAGGTCGTGGGTTCGCACACGCGTGGCCAGCAGCGACTGGTGGGCGTCCCTGAAGGTCGTGTCCATCAGCAGCAGCCCCTGGTGGTTCCGCACCGCTCGAGCAAAGCCCTCGGGACCCTCCCGCAGCAGGATGTCTCTGAAACCAGCTGGGGGCGGACCTAGGGCAGACCCGGGCATTAGCACCCATCCTGCAGGTGGCAGCTTCCTCTGTCTCCCCTACGAGGTGGCAGAATGAATCTCACCTACCTATGGGCACCGCAGGGACAATGGGGTccgtggggctggggctggcctTGACGGGGATTGGGGTGGTTGGGCCGTTCACCATGACGTgtcctggggagagagggggtggcGGGTCAGGGCAGGCTGGGCAGAGTCTGAGTCGAGGGCAGAAGTGAGAGTAGTTGGGCTCGGGGATGGGGGGATGCCTCCAGGATCCCTGGTCTTCCAGCTGGCCCGTCCTCTCCAAAGCCAGGGCCTCCTGGGTCCAGGCAGTGGGGACCTAGTGACGGCCACGTGGATGGAAAAGGgggcctctaagatcaggagtaaggagggtgggcggggtgggagggtgaAGCGAAGGAAGAAGGTGCAGGACCAGATTGAGGACAGGGGCAGGGACTGCTAGGAAGCTCTCTGGGCGGGGGGCCAGAAGCAAGGCatctgggaggggagagaagggcagTCTCGGAGCCGGACCAAGGTAGTGCAGCAGCTTCTGGGCCCGGTTCTGTGCGGGCCGCAGCTGGAACAGCTCCGGGTTCTCGTCGATGAACTGGGTGTCCACGGTGCCTGCCAGGAACTGCTGGTTGTTGAGCACATTCTGCAGGAAGGGGATGTTGGTCTGCAGGACAGAGGCGGGTGGGAGGGTGTCACCGTGCAGCACAGACAGGGACAGGAGAGGCTGAAAGTGCCACCCAAGGCTAGCACAGCTACCCAGGTTCCCCAGGACACCCCGCTGATGTTCAGGCCTCCCTGTGGAGTAGCATTCCCCCCCTCCTCACCACTCCCACCCCCGTTCCTGGCAGAATCCCGTAAGCTGTCAAGGGCCTGAGCCCATCCTTCCCTCCTTGCTCACCCTGGAGCATGTGCTGaatcccacctcctccttcctccaggaTCTGGAAACaagcacctcctcccctcccacagtCTAGAAGATGGATTCAGCGTTTCCCACAGCACTGTGGCATAAGGCAGCCACCTTCCGGCCCTCCCAGCCACCCTTCTTCAAAGAGGCTCCTACCTCCAACaacccctccagcccccacccctcccacacacacagcacacagacACACTCTGATATTCCCACCAAGGTCCCTCCTTCCAGTTAAATCCAGGGGCACCTTCCCACCCTTCTGCTAACAGCTCCCACCTGGATATTCTCTTCCTGGGCTTCCAAGACATCTTgctccctgccttctcctccctGGTCCCCGCTGGGGGCTGCTCCCAACCCTGCAGGATGGAGTTCTCAGGGCTGTCACTGGGCCTTTTCTCACACAGCACGCTCTCCCTGGGTGGCCTTGTCCTGGGCCTCCAGTTTCAGACCCAAAGTGGAAATGCCTCCTGGGCACCCCTCCTTGTGTGCCTCACACAAGCTCATCAAGTCCGAAATCAGCTTCTCTCACCCAGTCCTCCTCTGCCTTCTGCTGGGCGTCTCACCATCTACCCAGCTACCAAAACCTCCGCTAAAATCACGCTCACCCCCTACTCCCGTGCCACTGGTCAAGCCAGATGACTCTACCATAGCCGTCTCTAGACTCTGTGACCCTTCGTCCTCAGGCCATGCCTTCTGCCAGGCTTCCTCATCACGGCCACCTCCAGCCACACCAACCTTGCCTTGCGCTCACACGCCCTCACCTCTGCACGTGCCTGGTAAGCTCTTCCTGGAAGTCTGAACTCAAAGACCTTCTTTGTCCTCATCTCCTGCCCTCACGGTGGAGCCAGATGCTCCCTTTCTAGGACTCCATGGGACCAGCTGTGGGGAAGTTCCTCCCTCAGCCTCATGTTTTGCTTGTCTGCATTCCTCACGTGCCCGGGAGCATGGGTGCTGTCTGAGGGACCCGTGCCCATGTGCTTTGTGCACAAGGGCCCCCAGTTCTGCTTGTTAAGTAGCTGGGTGACAGCAAGAAGCTAGGGCATGGTTGAGTCCAACCTAGAGGCCACATGGGGGCCTGGGAGCCAGCACTGTGAGATGTCCCATGACTGCAGGTCAAGCGGATGGGATCCCAGCATGCATGTGCCTATGCCCATATGGCCACAGCCTGGCTGTCCCTTCAGAGGAAGCAGCTCCATGTGTCACCCATTCGTGATCCCTGTTGGCACCTTCAGCAGGGACTCCAGGCCCAGCTTTGGCTGCTGGGCCCTGCTGCTGCTCTGAGAGATTCTACCTGTTCTCCCAGGGCTCCTATCACCTGGAGGCCTAGAATGGGAAGGGTGCCTCCCCAACCAGCATCCCACCGGCGGCCATTGCAGAGTGGGGCCCAGCTGACATTGCCTCGTGCCTGTCTGGTGGGGCCAGTCTGCCTGTCTGCCCCTGAGACTAGTCCATGCTCCTCTTAAAGAAATGGGGACATTTCAACTGGGCCAAGGCATGGCTGTGAAAAAACCAGTTAAACCATCTAAAGACCCTAGAGCCAGCTAGGGATGGGAAGGACCTAAGAGATCTCCCCTGTCCCACTCTGCATTTCCCTTTTGTAGACCCCTCcccctttgtaatttttttgaggaTCTGTCACCCCATCTGTACTCCATGGGGGAATAAGCTCTACAGGGGCAGGAACCAGGCCCCTCTGGTTCCTGATGTACCCAGCTCCCCGCAGAGAGTGGCACGTGATGGACGCCAGTAAATGTATGTTTAGagtgaatgaaaacatttttgatgGGGAGAAGAGGAACAAGGGAACAGCTGATGCCACCGAGCAAGGGTTCACCTGGGTTAGGATCCAGTGCCTTCATCTCACAAATGCAACAGCCGGGCTGGAGAAGTGGCAACAGTAAGAATGGCTTCCAGCAGCCAGGTGCCTAAGCCCCTCACAGGCTGACtggtttttttctcctctcagcCTATAAAGCACTTACAGTTAATACTTCCTGGCCTAAATAAGAAAATTGTCTCagtggttaaataacttgcccaaggttacctgGTGTACCAGGCAGGATTAGAATCCCGTCTGTTTcccagaggagaggggaaagaagggggcagggaagggatcTGGGCGGCCTGAGGACCAGGAACTACTTGGGGGAGGTGGTGACTTCCCTTGTTTCCCGTCTGGGCAGCCACGACACAAGACCAGAGTGCCCGACCTGGTTCCCAGCCCTCAGCGCTCCCACCCAAGCCCCGGATCTCGGAGGCAGAAAGCTGGGAACTCCCACTGCCAACGCACACACACCCCGGGGGCCCCTCCTCGGCTGAGCCGAGCTCGTCCCGGGCCACTCTTCCAGGGAAACGGCCCGGTAGGGACAGAAGCGGGACGGCGGGGCCACCGACGCGGCCAGGACCACTGACGCACA includes:
- the PC gene encoding pyruvate carboxylase, mitochondrial isoform X1, with product MEKLRARSTQMPRARSLRARTQVCQNPEPKCPPSYWKLLSSEESRGVACLLRADHTLRMLKFQTIRGGLRLLGIRRTSTAPAASPSVRRLEYKPIKKVMVANRGEIAIRVFRACTELGIRTVAVYSEQDTGQMHRQKADEAYLIGRGLAPVQAYLHIPDIIKVARENNVDAVHPGYGFLSERADFAQACQDAGVRFIGPSPEVVRKMGDKVEARAIAIAAGVPVVPGTDAPITSLHEAHEFSNTYGFPIIFKAAYGGGGRGMRVVHSYEELEENYTRAYSEALAAFGNGALFVEKFIEKPRHIEVQILGDQYGNILHLYERDCSIQRRHQKVVEIAPAAHLDPQLRTRLTSDSVKLAKQVGYENAGTVEFLVDRHGKHYFIEVNSRLQVEHTVTEEITDVDLVHAQIHVAEGRSLPDLGLRQENIRINGCAIQCRVTTEDPTRSFQPDTGRIEVFRSGEGMGIRLDNASAFQGAVISPHYDSLLVKVIAHGKDHPTAATKMSRALAEFRVRGVKTNIPFLQNVLNNQQFLAGTVDTQFIDENPELFQLRPAQNRAQKLLHYLGHVMVNGPTTPIPVKASPSPTDPIVPAVPIGPPPAGFRDILLREGPEGFARAVRNHQGLLLMDTTFRDAHQSLLATRVRTHDLKKISPYVAHSFSKLFSMENWGGATFDVAMRFLYECPWRRLQELRELIPNIPFQMLLRGANAVGYTNYPDNVVFKFCEVAKENGMDVFRVFDSLNYLPNLLLGMEAAGSAGGVVEAAISYTGDVADPSRTKYSLQYYMGLAEELVRAGTHILCIKDMAGLLKPVACTMLVGSLRDRFPDLPLHIHTHDTSGAGVAAMLACAHAGADVVDVAADSMSGMTSQPSMGALVACTRGTPLDTGVPLERVFDYSEYWEGARGLYAAFDCTATMKSGNSDVYENEIPGGQYTNLHFQAYSMGLGSKFKEVKKAYVEANQMLGDLIKVTPSSKIVGDLAQFMVQNGLSRAEAEAQAEELSFPRSVVEFLQGYIGIPHGGFPEPLRSKVLKDLPRVEGRPGASLPPLDLQALEKELIERHGEEVTPEDVLSAAMYPDVFAHFKDFTATFGPLDSLNTRLFLQGPKIAEEFEVELERGKTLHIKALAISNLNRAGQRQVFFELNGQLRSILVKDTQAMKEMHFHPKALKDVKGQIGAPMPGKVIDIKVAAGAKVTKGQPLCVLSAMKMETVVTSPVEGTVRKVHVTTDMTLEGDDLILEIE
- the PC gene encoding pyruvate carboxylase, mitochondrial isoform X2; its protein translation is MLKFQTIRGGLRLLGIRRTSTAPAASPSVRRLEYKPIKKVMVANRGEIAIRVFRACTELGIRTVAVYSEQDTGQMHRQKADEAYLIGRGLAPVQAYLHIPDIIKVARENNVDAVHPGYGFLSERADFAQACQDAGVRFIGPSPEVVRKMGDKVEARAIAIAAGVPVVPGTDAPITSLHEAHEFSNTYGFPIIFKAAYGGGGRGMRVVHSYEELEENYTRAYSEALAAFGNGALFVEKFIEKPRHIEVQILGDQYGNILHLYERDCSIQRRHQKVVEIAPAAHLDPQLRTRLTSDSVKLAKQVGYENAGTVEFLVDRHGKHYFIEVNSRLQVEHTVTEEITDVDLVHAQIHVAEGRSLPDLGLRQENIRINGCAIQCRVTTEDPTRSFQPDTGRIEVFRSGEGMGIRLDNASAFQGAVISPHYDSLLVKVIAHGKDHPTAATKMSRALAEFRVRGVKTNIPFLQNVLNNQQFLAGTVDTQFIDENPELFQLRPAQNRAQKLLHYLGHVMVNGPTTPIPVKASPSPTDPIVPAVPIGPPPAGFRDILLREGPEGFARAVRNHQGLLLMDTTFRDAHQSLLATRVRTHDLKKISPYVAHSFSKLFSMENWGGATFDVAMRFLYECPWRRLQELRELIPNIPFQMLLRGANAVGYTNYPDNVVFKFCEVAKENGMDVFRVFDSLNYLPNLLLGMEAAGSAGGVVEAAISYTGDVADPSRTKYSLQYYMGLAEELVRAGTHILCIKDMAGLLKPVACTMLVGSLRDRFPDLPLHIHTHDTSGAGVAAMLACAHAGADVVDVAADSMSGMTSQPSMGALVACTRGTPLDTGVPLERVFDYSEYWEGARGLYAAFDCTATMKSGNSDVYENEIPGGQYTNLHFQAYSMGLGSKFKEVKKAYVEANQMLGDLIKVTPSSKIVGDLAQFMVQNGLSRAEAEAQAEELSFPRSVVEFLQGYIGIPHGGFPEPLRSKVLKDLPRVEGRPGASLPPLDLQALEKELIERHGEEVTPEDVLSAAMYPDVFAHFKDFTATFGPLDSLNTRLFLQGPKIAEEFEVELERGKTLHIKALAISNLNRAGQRQVFFELNGQLRSILVKDTQAMKEMHFHPKALKDVKGQIGAPMPGKVIDIKVAAGAKVTKGQPLCVLSAMKMETVVTSPVEGTVRKVHVTTDMTLEGDDLILEIE